One Halobaculum sp. CBA1158 DNA segment encodes these proteins:
- the rpl18a gene encoding 50S ribosomal protein L18Ae, which yields MSQFTVSGEFQARDGLQTFTRSIDAVNENVAREHVLSQFGAEHNLNRSQIEIGEVVAE from the coding sequence ATGAGCCAGTTCACCGTGAGCGGCGAGTTCCAAGCGCGCGACGGGCTGCAGACGTTCACACGCAGCATCGACGCGGTCAACGAGAACGTCGCCCGCGAGCACGTCCTCTCGCAGTTCGGAGCCGAGCACAACCTGAATCGCAGCCAGATCGAGATCGGCGAGGTGGTCGCCGAATGA
- a CDS encoding translation initiation factor IF-6 translates to MLRVSFAGSSYVGVYAHAASDCLIVRPDVEDDLVDRLGDEFGVDVLATTVGGSGTVGSLVAGNEHGTLVSRQATDREVDALAEATGDPVARLPGKLNAAGNVVLANDYGAYVHPELTDEAVDTVAETLDVPVERGSLGGVNTVGTAAVATNTGVLCHPQSEEPELEALEEHLDVYADLGTVNYGAPLVGSGLLANDDGYAVGEDTTGPELGRIDDTLGFIE, encoded by the coding sequence GTGCTTCGCGTTTCGTTCGCCGGGTCGTCGTACGTCGGCGTCTACGCGCACGCCGCCAGCGACTGCCTCATCGTGCGCCCCGACGTCGAGGACGACCTGGTCGACCGACTCGGCGACGAGTTCGGCGTCGACGTGCTCGCCACGACCGTCGGCGGTTCCGGGACGGTCGGGTCGCTCGTCGCGGGCAACGAGCACGGGACGCTCGTCTCCCGACAGGCGACCGACCGCGAGGTCGACGCCCTCGCGGAGGCGACGGGCGACCCCGTCGCCCGACTCCCGGGGAAGCTCAACGCCGCGGGCAACGTCGTGCTCGCCAACGACTACGGCGCGTACGTCCACCCGGAGCTGACCGACGAGGCCGTCGACACCGTCGCCGAGACGCTCGACGTGCCCGTCGAGCGCGGCTCGCTGGGCGGCGTCAACACCGTCGGCACCGCCGCCGTCGCCACCAACACCGGCGTCCTCTGTCACCCGCAAAGCGAGGAGCCGGAGTTGGAGGCGCTGGAGGAGCACCTCGACGTGTACGCCGACCTGGGCACGGTCAACTACGGCGCGCCGCTGGTCGGCTCGGGACTGCTCGCCAACGACGACGGGTACGCCGTCGGCGAGGACACGACCGGGCCGGAGCTGGGTCGGATCGACGACACGCTCGGGTTCATCGAGTAG
- a CDS encoding 50S ribosomal protein L31e has translation MSASDFEERVVTVPLREAKRAPAQERGDKAMSLIREHLAKHFSVDESDVRLDPAVNETVWERGRKKPPSKVRLRAARFDEDGSVVVEAEPA, from the coding sequence ATGAGCGCAAGCGACTTCGAGGAGCGCGTCGTCACGGTCCCGCTGCGCGAAGCGAAGCGTGCGCCCGCCCAGGAGCGCGGCGACAAGGCGATGTCGCTCATCCGCGAGCACCTGGCGAAGCACTTCTCGGTCGACGAGTCCGACGTGCGCCTCGACCCCGCGGTCAACGAGACCGTCTGGGAGCGCGGTCGAAAGAAGCCGCCGAGCAAGGTGCGCCTGCGCGCGGCCCGCTTCGACGAGGACGGTTCGGTCGTCGTCGAGGCGGAGCCCGCCTAA
- a CDS encoding 50S ribosomal protein L39e: MTKKSKAKKKRLAKLERQNSRVPAWVMMKTDMEVTRNPKRRHWRRSDTDE; this comes from the coding sequence ATGACCAAGAAATCCAAGGCCAAGAAGAAGCGCCTGGCCAAGCTGGAGCGGCAGAACAGCCGCGTTCCGGCGTGGGTGATGATGAAGACCGACATGGAAGTGACCCGCAACCCGAAGCGACGCCACTGGCGGCGCTCGGACACCGACGAGTAA
- a CDS encoding nucleoside recognition protein, with amino-acid sequence MATPGVDALALAIADLLPLVADALVRVARIAVLVAVGVLLANVAVEFGLVERIAGFSRYLTGPANLPDEAGTAIVTTAASTTAGYGMLADFRESGRLSDRATLVAVTINTFFGFVQHLFTFYVPVVIPILGRETGVLYVATRGAIALGITLTGVLGGALLLRGEAADRADSDPDSLREATDGGTADDTDADGDRASDSPADGGTAGDADADATARERVAAAARSTWSTLRRILPRLAVVYVFVTVLVARVDLRALSGDVAGPFAEVFGLPAATIPAIAVFVFDTTAGAAAFAPLVGTTLTPEQAVAGMLIGGIVSFAFSTFKRSIPFQYGVWGPAFGSKVVLLNTTLKVAFIGAALVAFLA; translated from the coding sequence ATGGCGACCCCCGGCGTCGACGCGCTCGCCCTCGCGATCGCGGACCTGCTCCCGCTGGTCGCGGACGCGCTCGTCCGGGTGGCCCGGATCGCCGTGCTCGTCGCCGTCGGCGTCCTGCTGGCGAACGTCGCCGTCGAGTTCGGCCTCGTCGAGCGGATCGCGGGGTTCTCGCGGTACCTCACCGGTCCGGCGAACCTCCCGGACGAGGCGGGCACGGCCATCGTCACGACCGCGGCGTCGACGACGGCGGGGTACGGGATGCTCGCGGACTTCCGCGAGTCGGGCCGCCTCTCGGACCGCGCGACGCTGGTCGCCGTGACGATAAACACGTTCTTCGGGTTCGTCCAGCACCTGTTCACGTTCTACGTCCCCGTAGTGATCCCGATCCTGGGCCGCGAGACGGGCGTGCTGTACGTCGCAACGAGGGGGGCCATCGCGCTGGGGATCACCCTGACCGGCGTGCTCGGGGGCGCGCTCCTGCTCCGGGGCGAGGCGGCCGACCGCGCGGACTCCGATCCGGACTCGCTCCGGGAGGCGACCGACGGCGGCACGGCGGACGATACGGACGCCGACGGCGACCGCGCGAGCGACTCCCCCGCCGACGGCGGCACGGCGGGCGACGCGGACGCCGACGCGACGGCTCGCGAGCGCGTCGCGGCCGCGGCGCGGTCGACGTGGTCGACGCTCCGGCGGATCCTCCCCCGCCTCGCGGTCGTGTACGTGTTCGTCACCGTGCTGGTCGCTCGGGTCGACCTCCGGGCGCTGTCCGGTGACGTGGCCGGCCCGTTCGCGGAGGTGTTCGGGCTGCCGGCGGCGACGATCCCCGCGATCGCGGTGTTCGTGTTCGATACGACCGCGGGGGCGGCGGCGTTCGCGCCGCTCGTCGGGACGACGCTGACGCCCGAGCAGGCCGTCGCGGGGATGTTGATCGGGGGGATCGTCTCGTTCGCGTTCTCCACGTTCAAGCGGTCGATCCCGTTCCAGTACGGCGTCTGGGGTCCGGCGTTCGGCTCGAAGGTCGTGCTGTTGAACACGACGCTGAAGGTCGCGTTCATCGGCGCGGCGCTGGTCGCGTTCCTGGCGTGA
- a CDS encoding amidohydrolase — MTDTLAVAGGRVLTPELAVVEADVLVDADAGDILEVAPDLAGDADGVLDAADGLVIPGLVNAHCHAAMTLLRGYADDEPLETWLRDHVWPVEAELGPDDVRVGTELGLVEMVRSGVTAFADMYFHVDEVADAVERAGVRARLGHGVVTVGKDDEAAREDLDESVAVAERLDGAAEGRIRTAVMPHSLTTVSDDLLAQAADRARDAAVPIHFHLNETEAEVEPIVDEHGVRPSEHADDLGLLREDTFVAHGVHTDAAEIETLAERGTAVVHCPASNMKLASGMAPVQELLDAGVPVALGTDGAASNNDLDVFDEMRDAAMLGKLAADDAAAVDAESAVRMATTGGAAALGFDSGRIEAGANADLAVLDLDAAHLTPEHDLVSHLVYAARGGDVRHTVCDGEVLMRDRDVLAFDDAAVRERAQQHAEAVVSRAEE; from the coding sequence ATGACCGACACACTCGCCGTCGCGGGCGGCCGCGTGCTCACACCCGAACTCGCCGTCGTCGAGGCGGACGTCCTCGTCGACGCGGACGCCGGCGATATCCTGGAGGTCGCCCCGGACCTCGCGGGCGACGCCGACGGCGTGCTCGACGCCGCCGACGGCCTCGTGATCCCCGGACTCGTCAACGCCCACTGTCACGCCGCGATGACGCTGCTGCGCGGCTACGCCGACGACGAACCGCTCGAGACGTGGCTGCGCGATCACGTCTGGCCGGTCGAGGCGGAACTCGGCCCTGACGACGTGCGCGTCGGCACCGAGTTGGGGCTCGTGGAGATGGTCCGCTCGGGCGTCACCGCGTTCGCGGACATGTACTTCCACGTCGACGAGGTCGCCGACGCGGTCGAGCGCGCCGGCGTGCGCGCCCGCCTTGGCCACGGCGTCGTCACGGTGGGCAAGGACGACGAGGCCGCCCGCGAGGACCTCGACGAGTCAGTCGCGGTCGCCGAGCGCCTCGACGGCGCGGCCGAGGGACGGATCCGAACCGCTGTGATGCCGCACTCGCTGACGACCGTCTCGGACGACCTGCTCGCCCAGGCCGCCGACCGCGCCCGCGACGCGGCCGTCCCGATCCACTTCCACCTCAACGAGACCGAAGCGGAGGTGGAGCCGATCGTGGACGAACACGGCGTCCGTCCCAGCGAGCACGCCGACGACCTCGGTCTGCTCCGCGAGGACACCTTCGTCGCCCACGGCGTCCACACGGACGCCGCGGAGATCGAGACGCTGGCCGAGCGCGGCACAGCCGTCGTTCACTGCCCGGCCTCGAACATGAAGCTCGCGTCCGGGATGGCACCCGTGCAGGAGCTGCTCGACGCGGGCGTTCCAGTCGCGCTCGGCACCGACGGGGCGGCCTCGAACAACGACCTCGACGTGTTCGACGAGATGCGCGACGCCGCGATGCTCGGCAAGCTCGCCGCCGACGACGCCGCGGCCGTCGACGCCGAGTCCGCGGTCCGGATGGCGACGACGGGCGGCGCTGCCGCCCTCGGCTTCGACTCCGGCCGGATCGAGGCGGGCGCGAACGCCGACCTCGCCGTGCTCGACCTCGACGCCGCCCACCTGACGCCCGAACACGACCTCGTCTCCCACCTGGTGTACGCCGCCCGCGGCGGCGACGTGCGCCACACGGTCTGCGACGGCGAGGTGCTCATGCGCGACCGGGACGTGCTCGCGTTCGACGATGCGGCCGTCCGCGAGCGGGCCCAGCAACACGCGGAGGCGGTGGTGTCCCGGGCCGAGGAGTAG
- a CDS encoding histidine kinase dimerization/phospho-acceptor domain-containing protein, which yields MALPSAGDERVLKPSGLLIAVVAFLLTRFLVADLIYTTAAPTPRMTVLRTVPLVFGFAVVLYGFNLGISTYGRRYVRTVAGWFAVGCVFFAVTSLVAVTGAMGGPMGSRLGGVVATMVLTGGAAGAVIGTRSATADRYRNRLERQADQVILLDRKLRHEVRNSITAIRGHADLLADGDAPDADRSHAAIRSGIDRIERTIEGLEFLTRSSSETNASLAPVPLGEALASAREAVDGYVTVRGDDVGSVSVRADSDLATLLVELFSLPPASTDDSTTVDVAIDATTVTVAVEAPGSWLSDRETDVLVDGVPEYERNDVDYGAPILHLLAAQYGGGVEVVRDAGRTRVAVRLLRTGEHAPPGNDPGVKPETLRRSLVAGLVAGVAMGAILEATTGSLAVIGALYGTSASLSGWVAHLFHSAVFATVFVAGLSASPASAALGSPRRSIPLGIAYGVALWLVAAGVVMGLWLNSVGIPTELPNLTLPSLLGHVVWGSLVGAFAPLVARNG from the coding sequence GTGGCGCTTCCCTCCGCAGGAGACGAGCGCGTCCTCAAACCGAGCGGTCTCCTCATCGCCGTCGTCGCCTTCCTCCTGACCCGGTTCCTCGTGGCGGACCTGATCTACACGACCGCGGCCCCCACGCCGCGGATGACGGTCCTGCGAACCGTCCCGTTGGTGTTCGGCTTCGCGGTGGTGTTGTACGGATTCAACCTCGGGATATCGACGTACGGCAGGCGGTACGTTCGCACCGTCGCCGGCTGGTTCGCCGTCGGCTGCGTCTTCTTCGCGGTGACCTCCCTCGTCGCCGTGACGGGGGCGATGGGGGGTCCGATGGGGTCGCGCCTCGGCGGGGTCGTCGCGACGATGGTGCTCACCGGCGGGGCGGCCGGCGCTGTGATCGGGACGCGTTCGGCGACCGCCGACCGATACCGGAACCGACTCGAACGGCAGGCGGACCAGGTGATCCTGCTCGACCGGAAGCTCCGCCACGAGGTCCGCAACTCGATCACCGCCATCCGAGGGCACGCCGACCTGCTCGCCGACGGCGACGCCCCGGACGCCGACCGCAGCCACGCCGCGATCCGGTCGGGGATCGACCGCATCGAGCGGACGATCGAGGGGCTCGAGTTCCTGACCCGGTCCTCCAGCGAGACGAACGCGTCGCTCGCGCCGGTTCCGCTCGGCGAGGCGCTCGCGTCCGCGCGCGAGGCGGTCGACGGCTACGTCACGGTTCGGGGCGACGACGTCGGGTCGGTCTCGGTGCGCGCGGACTCGGACCTCGCGACGCTGCTGGTGGAACTGTTCTCGCTGCCGCCGGCATCGACCGACGACTCGACGACCGTCGACGTCGCGATCGACGCGACGACGGTCACGGTCGCCGTCGAGGCCCCCGGCTCGTGGCTCTCCGACCGCGAGACGGACGTGCTGGTCGACGGCGTCCCCGAGTACGAGCGCAACGACGTCGACTACGGGGCACCGATCCTCCACCTCCTCGCCGCGCAGTACGGCGGCGGGGTGGAGGTCGTCCGCGACGCCGGCCGGACCCGGGTGGCGGTCCGCCTGCTCCGGACCGGTGAACACGCCCCTCCCGGGAACGACCCGGGCGTGAAGCCGGAGACGCTGCGACGGTCGCTGGTCGCCGGACTCGTCGCCGGAGTCGCGATGGGGGCGATCCTGGAGGCGACGACCGGGTCGCTCGCCGTCATCGGCGCGCTGTACGGCACCAGCGCCTCGCTCAGCGGGTGGGTCGCACACCTGTTCCACAGCGCGGTCTTCGCGACGGTCTTCGTCGCCGGGCTCTCGGCGTCGCCCGCGTCGGCGGCCCTCGGCTCCCCACGCCGATCGATTCCCCTCGGGATCGCGTACGGCGTCGCCCTCTGGCTCGTCGCCGCGGGCGTCGTCATGGGGCTGTGGCTGAACAGCGTCGGGATCCCGACGGAGCTTCCGAACCTCACGCTGCCGTCGCTGCTCGGTCACGTCGTCTGGGGCAGTCTCGTCGGGGCGTTCGCCCCGCTCGTGGCCCGGAACGGCTGA
- a CDS encoding adenosylhomocysteinase, which produces MSTQSYPPVTDHLDDPESAREEGRRKMDWALQHMPILNHLRESFEADQPFAGQTIGMAMHVEAKTANLVELLAEGGAEVAITGCNPLSTHDDVSAALDAHENITSYAVREVGDEDYYAAIESVIAHEPTITVDDGMDMVAAIHEDYPELIDSIVGGAEETTTGVHRLRAMDADGELHYPVFAVNDTPMKRLFDNVHGTGESSLATIAMTTNLSFAGKDVVVGGFGYCGKGVAKKAAGQNANVIVCEVDSRKALEAHMEGYDVMPMAEAAKEGDVFITTTGNRDVITRDHFEEMQDGVLLANAGHFDVEINLDQLDDLAVDRYEARDGVEAYELADGRRLNVLAEGRLVNLAAPIALGHPVEVMDQSFGVQAVCVRELVENGDAYDAGVHEVPDELDREVAEVKLAAEGVEFDDLSDEQREYMGSWQHGT; this is translated from the coding sequence ATGAGTACGCAGTCGTATCCGCCCGTCACCGACCACCTCGACGACCCCGAGTCGGCCCGCGAAGAGGGCCGTCGCAAGATGGACTGGGCGCTCCAGCACATGCCCATCCTGAACCACCTCCGGGAGTCGTTCGAGGCCGACCAGCCGTTCGCCGGCCAGACGATCGGCATGGCGATGCACGTCGAGGCGAAGACCGCCAATCTCGTCGAACTGCTCGCCGAGGGCGGCGCGGAGGTCGCCATCACCGGCTGCAATCCCCTCTCGACGCACGACGACGTGAGCGCGGCGCTGGACGCCCACGAGAACATCACCTCCTACGCCGTGCGCGAGGTCGGCGACGAGGACTACTACGCCGCCATCGAGTCGGTCATCGCCCACGAGCCGACGATCACGGTGGACGACGGAATGGACATGGTCGCGGCCATCCACGAGGACTACCCCGAACTCATCGACTCCATCGTCGGCGGTGCCGAGGAGACGACCACCGGCGTCCACCGCCTGCGCGCGATGGACGCCGACGGCGAGCTCCACTACCCCGTCTTCGCCGTGAACGACACGCCGATGAAGCGGCTGTTCGACAACGTCCACGGCACCGGCGAGTCCTCCCTCGCCACCATCGCCATGACGACGAACCTCTCCTTTGCCGGCAAGGACGTCGTCGTCGGCGGCTTCGGCTACTGCGGCAAGGGCGTCGCCAAGAAGGCGGCCGGCCAGAACGCGAACGTCATCGTCTGCGAGGTCGACTCCCGCAAGGCGCTCGAGGCCCACATGGAGGGGTACGACGTGATGCCGATGGCGGAGGCCGCAAAGGAGGGCGACGTGTTCATCACCACCACCGGCAACCGCGACGTGATCACCCGCGACCACTTCGAGGAGATGCAAGACGGCGTGCTGCTCGCCAACGCCGGTCACTTCGACGTGGAGATCAACCTCGACCAACTCGACGACCTCGCGGTCGACCGCTACGAGGCCCGCGACGGCGTCGAGGCGTACGAGCTGGCCGACGGCCGGCGGCTGAACGTCCTCGCGGAGGGGAGGTTGGTGAACCTCGCCGCGCCCATCGCGCTGGGCCACCCGGTCGAGGTCATGGACCAGAGCTTCGGCGTGCAGGCCGTCTGCGTGCGCGAACTCGTCGAGAACGGCGACGCGTACGACGCGGGCGTCCACGAGGTCCCCGACGAACTCGACCGCGAGGTCGCCGAGGTGAAGCTCGCCGCCGAGGGCGTCGAGTTCGACGACCTCTCCGACGAGCAGCGCGAGTACATGGGCTCCTGGCAGCACGGGACCTGA
- a CDS encoding HAMP domain-containing methyl-accepting chemotaxis protein, whose amino-acid sequence MDVVSLMPRVLRQRMITEVMATYGLIAVVAAAVTAGGATALGLPLSAAAFGWGVTAAGFVGGGAIISMDLIGVSNGLTESARSLADGDFSETFDEHREDELGELNDALTELKESLRERLDEARDAREEATAARERAEGVVREMRTAVDEYETAFAAAAAGDLTVRLDAETDEAALADLEAAANEMLTDLESTVGAVEADARAVDADSDALADDVGAAATAIDEATAAVDDIAGTADDQRDRLEAVAADLSDLSATVEEVASQTDEVAREVEDAAELGEAGREAAGEAAEEMSAIGDQVDKANEAVVTLESRMDEITEMVALIEEVAAETNLLALNANIEAARAGEAGSGFAVVAEEVKTLAEEAGEATEEIAATIDEVTEATGETSDRMGRMSYRMESGASAVESAVGRMDDLADAVESAADSVEAISRATDDQAATAESVVTAAEEAREAGRTMAEAADRADDAAGRGATAVGDAAERANALREEAGRLDQRVDAFETADDADGDGPGSATSGGQTGADGAVAATDGGSDDDGFRFGESR is encoded by the coding sequence ATGGACGTCGTCTCGTTGATGCCGCGCGTGTTACGACAACGGATGATCACCGAGGTGATGGCGACGTACGGGCTGATCGCCGTCGTCGCCGCGGCCGTGACCGCCGGGGGTGCGACCGCCCTCGGGCTTCCGCTGTCGGCGGCGGCGTTCGGCTGGGGCGTCACCGCCGCGGGGTTCGTCGGCGGCGGCGCGATCATCTCGATGGACCTCATCGGCGTCTCGAACGGGCTGACTGAGAGCGCCCGGTCGCTCGCCGACGGCGACTTCTCCGAGACGTTCGACGAGCACCGCGAGGACGAACTGGGCGAACTGAACGACGCGCTCACGGAACTGAAGGAGTCGCTGCGCGAGCGGTTGGACGAGGCCCGGGACGCTCGCGAGGAGGCGACGGCGGCGCGCGAGCGCGCCGAGGGCGTCGTCCGGGAGATGCGGACGGCCGTCGACGAGTACGAGACGGCGTTTGCGGCCGCGGCGGCGGGCGACCTCACCGTCAGGCTCGACGCCGAGACGGATGAGGCGGCGCTGGCGGACCTGGAGGCGGCCGCGAACGAGATGCTCACGGACCTGGAGTCGACCGTCGGCGCGGTGGAAGCGGACGCGCGGGCGGTCGACGCCGACAGCGACGCCCTGGCCGACGACGTGGGGGCGGCCGCGACCGCGATCGACGAGGCGACCGCGGCGGTCGACGACATCGCGGGCACGGCGGACGACCAGCGCGACCGGCTGGAGGCGGTCGCGGCGGACCTGAGCGACCTCTCGGCGACCGTCGAGGAGGTCGCGAGCCAGACCGACGAGGTCGCACGCGAGGTCGAGGACGCCGCGGAGTTGGGCGAGGCCGGTCGAGAGGCCGCCGGCGAGGCCGCCGAGGAGATGTCGGCCATCGGCGACCAGGTGGACAAGGCGAACGAGGCGGTGGTGACGCTGGAGTCGCGCATGGACGAGATCACGGAGATGGTGGCGCTGATCGAGGAGGTGGCCGCCGAGACGAACCTGCTGGCGCTCAACGCCAACATCGAGGCCGCCCGCGCGGGCGAGGCTGGCAGCGGCTTCGCGGTCGTCGCCGAGGAGGTGAAGACCCTCGCGGAGGAGGCCGGCGAGGCGACCGAGGAGATCGCCGCGACCATCGACGAGGTGACCGAGGCGACGGGGGAGACTTCCGACCGTATGGGTCGGATGAGCTACCGGATGGAGTCGGGCGCGTCGGCCGTCGAGTCGGCCGTCGGGCGCATGGACGACCTCGCGGACGCGGTCGAGTCGGCCGCCGACTCGGTGGAGGCGATCTCGCGGGCGACCGACGACCAGGCGGCGACGGCGGAGTCGGTCGTCACGGCCGCCGAGGAGGCGCGCGAGGCGGGGCGGACGATGGCGGAGGCGGCCGACCGCGCAGACGACGCCGCCGGTCGCGGGGCGACGGCCGTCGGCGACGCCGCAGAGCGCGCGAACGCGCTCCGCGAGGAGGCTGGACGCCTCGATCAGCGCGTCGACGCCTTCGAGACGGCCGACGACGCCGACGGCGACGGACCCGGAAGTGCGACCTCCGGGGGCCAGACCGGCGCGGACGGAGCCGTGGCGGCGACCGACGGCGGGTCGGACGACGACGGCTTCCGGTTCGGCGAGTCGCGGTAA
- the thpR gene encoding RNA 2',3'-cyclic phosphodiesterase produces MPRLFVSVDLPDRLADGVAALQDPLRDVPSLRFTDPEQAHVTLKFFGEVNESRVGDVTEALERAVASAARSAAESRTESDDAGVGPFDAEVGGLGVFPSREYVSVIWVGVREGEGAAELTRLAGAVERATVALGFDEADHEFTPHVTLARMDDARGKDRVLEYLETDPTVGRFEVDEIRLTESTLTEKGPEYETRARVSL; encoded by the coding sequence ATGCCGCGACTGTTCGTCTCAGTCGACCTCCCCGACCGGCTCGCAGACGGCGTCGCCGCCCTCCAGGACCCCCTCCGGGACGTTCCGAGCCTCCGGTTCACCGACCCGGAACAGGCGCACGTCACGCTGAAGTTCTTCGGCGAGGTCAACGAGTCCCGCGTCGGCGACGTGACCGAGGCGCTGGAGCGCGCCGTTGCGAGCGCGGCGCGAAGCGCCGCGGAGAGCCGAACGGAGTCCGACGACGCCGGCGTCGGCCCGTTCGACGCCGAGGTAGGCGGACTCGGCGTCTTCCCGTCGCGCGAGTACGTCAGCGTGATCTGGGTCGGCGTCCGGGAGGGGGAGGGCGCGGCCGAGCTGACGCGGCTGGCCGGGGCCGTCGAGCGCGCGACGGTCGCGCTCGGGTTCGACGAGGCCGACCACGAGTTCACGCCGCACGTCACGCTCGCCCGGATGGACGACGCTCGGGGGAAGGATCGGGTGCTCGAGTACCTGGAGACGGATCCGACCGTCGGGCGGTTCGAGGTCGACGAGATCCGGCTGACTGAGTCGACGCTGACGGAGAAAGGGCCGGAGTACGAGACGCGAGCGCGGGTGTCGCTGTAG
- a CDS encoding tetratricopeptide repeat protein — translation MSDDEPERESHQFSEGQGLNEDYEEFTLDPEELNADPSQVDPVDTRVIADLLDERNIPKDRVDVESLMEVGLSYMGINRFEEATETFERAAQFADDDSLEQQEAWVNKGAAHAQLEEWDEAIGSYREALRIDDDSEHAASAETNLAYALHENGQGEQALEHAEKAVEIDPRFPQAWYNRGFFLVERGLLEDAVTAFDNAIRLGMRNAEVLEEKARALDELGREDEAERAAERAEEIREEAEQRMVEEQAEGGAMGAGGAGGAGGAPGDPGRRDGDAGGLDGDDLDLGGL, via the coding sequence ATGAGCGACGACGAGCCCGAGAGAGAGTCCCACCAGTTCTCGGAGGGACAGGGCCTCAACGAGGACTACGAGGAGTTCACGCTCGACCCCGAGGAGCTGAACGCCGACCCCTCCCAGGTCGACCCCGTCGACACCCGCGTCATCGCGGACCTGCTCGACGAGCGCAACATCCCCAAGGACCGCGTCGACGTGGAGAGCCTGATGGAGGTCGGCCTCTCCTACATGGGGATCAACCGCTTCGAGGAGGCGACGGAGACGTTCGAACGCGCCGCCCAGTTCGCGGACGACGACTCCCTCGAACAGCAGGAGGCGTGGGTGAACAAGGGCGCGGCACACGCGCAGTTGGAGGAGTGGGACGAGGCCATCGGCTCCTACCGCGAGGCGCTGCGCATCGACGACGACTCCGAGCACGCCGCAAGCGCCGAGACGAACCTCGCGTACGCGCTCCACGAGAACGGGCAGGGAGAGCAGGCGCTCGAGCACGCCGAGAAGGCCGTCGAGATCGACCCGCGCTTCCCGCAGGCGTGGTACAACCGCGGCTTCTTCCTCGTCGAGCGCGGCCTCCTCGAGGACGCCGTCACCGCCTTCGACAACGCGATCCGGCTGGGGATGCGCAACGCCGAGGTGCTCGAGGAGAAGGCGCGCGCGCTCGACGAACTCGGCCGCGAGGACGAGGCCGAGCGCGCGGCCGAGCGCGCCGAGGAGATCCGCGAGGAGGCCGAACAGCGAATGGTCGAAGAGCAGGCGGAGGGCGGCGCGATGGGCGCGGGCGGCGCGGGCGGTGCCGGCGGTGCGCCCGGCGATCCCGGGCGTCGCGACGGCGACGCCGGCGGACTCGACGGCGACGACCTCGACCTCGGGGGTCTGTAG
- a CDS encoding DUF424 family protein → MLTRRETPEGTLVAVCDTAVLGETFEEGSVSLEVTEEFYGGADAEPAEADAVVEGLYDADTANLVGEGCVTVAVDAGVIDAERVLEVGDTLHAQLLWL, encoded by the coding sequence CTGCTCACGCGTCGGGAGACGCCCGAGGGAACCCTCGTCGCCGTCTGCGACACGGCCGTGCTCGGGGAGACGTTCGAGGAAGGGTCCGTCTCGCTCGAGGTGACCGAGGAGTTCTACGGCGGCGCGGACGCCGAGCCGGCCGAGGCCGACGCGGTCGTCGAGGGACTGTACGACGCCGACACCGCGAACCTCGTCGGCGAGGGCTGCGTCACCGTCGCCGTCGACGCCGGCGTCATCGACGCCGAGCGCGTGCTCGAGGTCGGCGACACCCTGCACGCGCAGTTGCTCTGGCTGTAG